DNA sequence from the Bacillus pumilus genome:
TGCCAGCTTCTCTAGCTCTCTCTCTTTCACGACTTGAAAGAAACGATCATCCACCGCAGCCGCCTGAAAACGTTGCTGCTTCATCATCACACCAGGATTCACAAGCACATTCATCATGAAACCAAACCATACACTCAACCAGTTTTTGAATTTCCTCACTGAACATCCCTCCGCTTTTCTTAGAATCTAGCAGTTCTAGCAAAACAACTGCTCCTATCATATCCCGAGAAAAAAGAGAGGTTTGTCACAATCTGGGTGAAAAAACAAACTAGTTTTCAGAAGTTTTGTTGAAAAGTGCAGAAGATCATTATTTACGAGGATGTTTGAATAAAAATTTTATACACACTATATCCAAAAGATAAGCACACCTTATCAACAGGGTTTATCCACATATCAACACCCCATTACTAGATTTTGTGTATGAGATTTTTTTGTTTTCCATATATATATCTAAATAATTGAGTTATCAACAGGAGTTTGTGCATAAGTGAGACTTTATAAACAAAATAGTTCTTTGTAACTATGTAAAATAAGACCATTTTAGTAAAGGAATTGTTTTCATCGTATTGAATACTTAATAACGGGCAGTGAATCTTTCCTATTTATCCACAAAAAGAAAGGCTATCTCCCTAAAAACACAGCTAGAAAGGGGAAAATTAATGAAAAAGGTCATCTCTCGTTCTTCTGTTCTATTGTTCTCCACTATTTTTATTTTATCCACATTCTTTACAGGTCAACAGGCTAGTGCCGCTCCATCAAACAAACAGGTGGAACTGGAAAAAGCAGAAATCTTCGGTGAAATCAATGTCAATTCTAGAAAACACACCACTGTCATTGTTGAATTAAAGGAAAAATCCTTAGTTGAAGCAAAGCAAGAAGGCAAAGCTCAAACAAAGGCCTCCCTCAAAAAATCTCGAACAAAAGTAAAAAATGAAGCACTCAAAGAAATTGATAAAGCGAGTGTTCGTCAAGAATACGAAAAAGTCTTCTCTGGTTTCTCTATGAAACTTCCTGCAAACGAAATTCCGAAGCTGCTCGCAGTTGACGGAGTAAAAGCCGTTTATCCGGATGTTACATATCAAACAGATGAAGTGAAAAAAGAAAGCATCCAGCTTCCAAACGAAGATGTCTCCCCCCTTATGGATAAAAGCGCTCCATTTATCGGTGCCCCAAAAGCTTGGGATGCCGGCTACTCTGGAAAAGGGGTAAAAGTCGCTGTCATTGATACTGGAGTAGACTATACCCACCCTGATTTAAAAGGAAACTTCGGTTTATACAAAGGCTATGATTTTGTTGATAATGATTATTCTCCGCAAGAGACACCTAAAGGAGACCCTAGAGGTGAATCGACAGACCATGGCACACACGTCGCAGGAACAATTGCTGCCAATGGACAAATTAAAGGTGTCGCAAAGGATGCCTCACTTCTTGCGTACCGTGTACTTGGACCAGGCGGTTCTGGGACGACTGAAAACGTCCTTGCAGGCATCGACCGTGCTGTTACTGATGGAGCAGATGTCATGAACCTCTCTCTCGGAAATAGTGTGAATAATCCTGATTATGCTACAAGCATCGCACTCGATTGGGCCATGTCTGAAGGCGTTGTCGCTGTCACATCAAATGGAAACAGCGGTCCGAACAGCTGGACAGTCGGATCTCCCGGCACGTCAAGAGATGCAATATCTGTCGGAGCAACTCAGCTTCCGTACAGCCTTTACAATGTGAAATTCCCGAACTATTCTACTGCAAAAGTGATGGGCTACTACCAAGAGAGTGATTTAAAAGCACTTGACCAAAAACAAGTCACACTCGTCCATGCAGGTATCGGTGACGAAAAAGCGTTTGAAGACATCGACGTGAAAGGAAAGGTTGCCGTGATCGAACGAGGAGCCATTGCCTTTGTTGATAAAGTCGACAATGCAAAAGCTGCTGGTGCAATCGGCGTTGTGATGTATAACAACACCGATGGAGAAATCCCTGTCGATGTACCGGGTCTTGCTCTTCCTACGATTAAGCTTTCAAAAGCTGAAGGAACGGCGCTTGTCAAAGCCATTGAGGCTGGAAACAATACAACGACTTTCTCCATTCAATTTGTCAAAGAACTTAGTGAGCAAGTCGCTGACTTCTCCTCTCGTGGACCAGTTGTGGATACGTGGATGATTAAACCTGATTTATCAGCGCCAGGCGTCAGCATTGTGAGTACAATCCCAACGCATGATCCTTCTCAACCTTACGGATATGGCTCAAAGCAAGGGACAAGCATGGCTTCACCGCATGTGGCAGGGGTTGCAGCGATCATGAAGCAAGCAAAACCATCTTACTCAACAGAACAAATCAAAGCATTACTCATGAATACAGCAGAAAAACTATTTGACGCAAACGGCAGCCCATTCCCTCACAACACACAAGGGACAGGCAGTGTTCGAATCATTGAATCACTCCAAGCGTCATCTATCGTTTCTGATGCGAGTTATTCTTACGGCACTTTCTTGAAAGAAAAAGGCGTTCAAATCAAAACAAAGAAATTCAAGGTAGAAAACCTTTCAAAAGCACCGAAAACGTATACCATTGATTACAAATTCGATGGCAGCGGCATCAGCACAAATGGAACGAAAAAAATCACTGTCAAAGGGAATTCCACTGGGTCCTTTACTTCCGCGGTACAAGTGAAATATGGTAAAACGAAAAAAGGAACGTACCAAGGCAGCATTACCCTTCGCGAAAATGGCAGAAAGGTCACAGAGATTCCGACTTTATTGATTGTAAAAGAGCCTGATTATCCTCGCGTCACTTCGGTTTCTGTAGAGCCGGATAACCGTGCTGGAAGCTATGTCATTAGCAGCTATCTGCCTGGCGGAGCTGAAAACCTTGCATTCCTCGTCTACTCGACAGATGGAGAGTATTTAGGTGAAGCAGGTGTTTATCAACATGTTGATAAAGGAGAACACCGCGTAAAATGGAATGGCACAATTAATCAAGGTCAAAAGCTCGAATCTGGTGAGTATACAATGCTTGCGTATGCAAGTTTGAAAGGGAAATCCGACACTGTTCAAACGAAGGAACCTTTCGATATTTATCCTGAATAAATGTGAATCACAAGAAAAGCCTTGTATGAGTGGATCGCTCATCAAGGCTTTTCGATCATATATGGAGGAAAGAGAGATTGATGTTGATATTGCTATGGATCGTTTCTTTTTTTATTGCTTTTTTTCTAACGATCACCTTGGTGTATTTTTTCACCCTTTTATATGCGAACCATCCTCGTCCTTTTCATCAAGCATGCGAGCTGACGGTCTATGTGTCCTTCATTTACCCGCTTAGTTTGCTGGTGACAGCCGCGTTTATTTTCATCATGATGCTCCTCTTCCCTATCTACCGGCTGCGTGGACGGTAAACAGACATACATACGTTATGCATCAAAGGCTTCTTTTAATAAACGATAAGATGTGAGCCGGTCTTGCATGCGGTGAGTGATGGTCACGGCGATCACTTCATCTGTACGATAAGCCTTCGTTAGTGCCGTCAGCTGTTTTTTCACAGAAGATGGCGTTCCAACCACCATCCTTTGACGATTGGCAGCCACTCGTTTTTGTTCATATGGACTATAGGAATAAGCCTGTGCCTTTTCATATGAAGGAAAGCCCCCGAGGTTTTGCCCCTGTTCATTGGCAAGTAAGGATAAATCTAAGCTGACTGCCAGTTTTTCTGCCTGTTCCTCTGTTTCAGCACATAAAACGAAGACCGCCAGACTAACGCGCGGCTCATCACCGAATGCTGAAGGTTCGAACCGGTTGATATATTGCTCCACAGAATCTTCTCCGCCTTCGCCATTGATAAATAGAGCAAACGTATAGCCTGCACCTGCTTTCGCCGCAAGTCTTGCACTTCCTCCAGAGGAACCAAGCATCCATACTTCTGGTGCAGTCTCTACCTTCGGAGAAGCGGTTAAATGAGGCAGTGGATAAAATTCATCTGCTAGGTCGTGTAAATAGACCTTCAGCTCTTCTACCTGCTCAGGATATTGATCACCTAGACGTTTTCGTTCACCATGATGAAGAGCTATGGAGGAAATGGGCATACCACCAGGAGCACGTCCAATCCCAAGATCAATTCTGCCAGGAGCGAGTGCTTCAAGAACCCTGAAGTTCTCTGCTACTTTATAGGCACTGTAGTGGGGCAGCATCACACCGCCTGAGCCAATACGTATATGTGACGTAACGGCTGATAGATGACCGAGAAGCACCTCTGGGCTCGATCCTGCAAGCCGGTTTGAAAAGTGATGCTCTGATACCCAAAAACGGTGATAGCCCCACTTCTCTGCCTGCTTTGCCAATTCAACCGTTTGCTTTAAGGCTTCAGCAGGTGTTGCATCTCCAATCAAAGGAGATTGATCCAGTATACTTAATTTCATCTTACTGCACCTCTTACAGAAATCCCCCTCTCTCAATCGAAAGGGGGATGTCTTATTTATTTTCGATTAAAGCCCTTCTCTTTCACAAATTCCCCAAGGAAGGCACGCTTTGGCTGACTAAAGCCGCGAAGCATCTGCTTAGACCAAGTATCGGTTCTCTCTCCGTTTGTCCGTTCTTCATAATATGATGAAATACGGTCATCGTATTCTTTTATATAACGATCCACATGTGCTTCATCTTGCTGATATGAATTTTCATGATAAATGAGTTCAACTGGCAGTCGTTCCTTTTGTGACGATTGACTCGCTGGATGTCCGACAACCAGACCAAATAACGGCAGCACATATGATGGCGTTTCAAGCAAATCAGAGACTTCTCTCAGTTGATTACGCAGACCGCCTATATAGCAGATCCCAAGTCCCATTGATTCTGCGGCTATACTCATATTTTGCGCAGCGAGCGCCGTATCAATGACGCTAATGAGAAAGGCTTCCGTATTCTCAAGCGCCTCCTGATGATTCTTCCCTGCTTTTTTTGCAATATCATCATGGCGTTTC
Encoded proteins:
- a CDS encoding S8 family peptidase gives rise to the protein MKKVISRSSVLLFSTIFILSTFFTGQQASAAPSNKQVELEKAEIFGEINVNSRKHTTVIVELKEKSLVEAKQEGKAQTKASLKKSRTKVKNEALKEIDKASVRQEYEKVFSGFSMKLPANEIPKLLAVDGVKAVYPDVTYQTDEVKKESIQLPNEDVSPLMDKSAPFIGAPKAWDAGYSGKGVKVAVIDTGVDYTHPDLKGNFGLYKGYDFVDNDYSPQETPKGDPRGESTDHGTHVAGTIAANGQIKGVAKDASLLAYRVLGPGGSGTTENVLAGIDRAVTDGADVMNLSLGNSVNNPDYATSIALDWAMSEGVVAVTSNGNSGPNSWTVGSPGTSRDAISVGATQLPYSLYNVKFPNYSTAKVMGYYQESDLKALDQKQVTLVHAGIGDEKAFEDIDVKGKVAVIERGAIAFVDKVDNAKAAGAIGVVMYNNTDGEIPVDVPGLALPTIKLSKAEGTALVKAIEAGNNTTTFSIQFVKELSEQVADFSSRGPVVDTWMIKPDLSAPGVSIVSTIPTHDPSQPYGYGSKQGTSMASPHVAGVAAIMKQAKPSYSTEQIKALLMNTAEKLFDANGSPFPHNTQGTGSVRIIESLQASSIVSDASYSYGTFLKEKGVQIKTKKFKVENLSKAPKTYTIDYKFDGSGISTNGTKKITVKGNSTGSFTSAVQVKYGKTKKGTYQGSITLRENGRKVTEIPTLLIVKEPDYPRVTSVSVEPDNRAGSYVISSYLPGGAENLAFLVYSTDGEYLGEAGVYQHVDKGEHRVKWNGTINQGQKLESGEYTMLAYASLKGKSDTVQTKEPFDIYPE
- a CDS encoding LLM class flavin-dependent oxidoreductase; amino-acid sequence: MKLSILDQSPLIGDATPAEALKQTVELAKQAEKWGYHRFWVSEHHFSNRLAGSSPEVLLGHLSAVTSHIRIGSGGVMLPHYSAYKVAENFRVLEALAPGRIDLGIGRAPGGMPISSIALHHGERKRLGDQYPEQVEELKVYLHDLADEFYPLPHLTASPKVETAPEVWMLGSSGGSARLAAKAGAGYTFALFINGEGGEDSVEQYINRFEPSAFGDEPRVSLAVFVLCAETEEQAEKLAVSLDLSLLANEQGQNLGGFPSYEKAQAYSYSPYEQKRVAANRQRMVVGTPSSVKKQLTALTKAYRTDEVIAVTITHRMQDRLTSYRLLKEAFDA
- the nfsA gene encoding oxygen-insensitive NADPH nitroreductase, which gives rise to MNKTIETILNHRSIRSFTDERLSEEEVLTLIKSAQAASTSSYVQAYSIIGVTDQEKKAKLAELAGNQPYVEKNGHFFVFCADLKRHDDIAKKAGKNHQEALENTEAFLISVIDTALAAQNMSIAAESMGLGICYIGGLRNQLREVSDLLETPSYVLPLFGLVVGHPASQSSQKERLPVELIYHENSYQQDEAHVDRYIKEYDDRISSYYEERTNGERTDTWSKQMLRGFSQPKRAFLGEFVKEKGFNRK